A stretch of the Papaver somniferum cultivar HN1 chromosome 6, ASM357369v1, whole genome shotgun sequence genome encodes the following:
- the LOC113291236 gene encoding lipid phosphate phosphatase epsilon 2, chloroplastic-like, with protein sequence MCISQVRQFTTVSFEFQRKWLVVTVFGIIVIWRHDALAMWAAMGEVANAWLAITLKRILNQERPVAILGTGPGMPSSHAQSIFFASVYAILSLVKSLGLNGVTVTIRVLVLAFRSYLSWLRISQRHHTISQVVVGAILGTIFSILWFQSWYWFVLQAFLSFLWVWIIIVVGGVTCCVIFLLYVIKHWLMDGE encoded by the exons ATGTG CATTTCCCAAGTAAGGCAATTCACAACTGTCTCATTTGAGTTTCAGAGAAAATGGCTTGTGGTTACGGTTTTTGGAATTATTGTGATTTGGAGGCACGATGCTCTGGCCATGTGGGCTGCAATGGGAGAAGTTGCAAATGCATGGCTTGCAATCACGTTAAAAAGAATACTCAACCAAGAGCGACCTGTTGCTATATTAGG cactgGCCCAGGCATGCCATCTTCACATGCTCAGTCCATCTTCTTCGCTTCTGTCTATGCTATCCTATCAT TGGTTAAATCTCTAGGATTGAATGGAGTTACAGTGACCATCAGGGTGCTTGTCTTGGCTTTCAGATCATATCTT TCTTGGTTACGTATATCACAACGACATCATACCATCAGTCAGGTTGTGGTGGGTGCTATTTTAGGAACCATTTTCTCGATTTTATGGTTTCAGTCTTGGTACTGGTTCGTGCTACAAGCCTTCCTTTCCTTTTTATGGGTATGGATTATTATTGTTGTTGGGGGCGTCACATGCTGTGTGATCTTTCTGTTGTATGTCATTAAACATTGGCTTATGGATGGTGAATGA